ATTTCGACGCGACAAAAGATTTTTcaccatcgtcgtcatcggaaAGTATCGGAGTATCGGACAACAATAAAAAACACAAAATACAAAAGTGATATCCGCGATAAAAAAAAGGTTACATACCTCATTAGCACCCTTGATCATACCCTGCTCACGCTCCAGCTGGATATactgctcctcctcagcgTAGGCAAGAGCCCACGGGACACCAAGCAGGAAAGCACTGGTGCTGAGGATCCAGAGCGCGCGACCGCTGAAGGAAATGCTAGACTTTGCGAGGGAGGTCACGTATGAGACTGTGTTGGTGGCTTGCTTGCGGGCGGAGGGAGGAACAACGTCTTTCAGGGCGGAGAGACGGTCGAGCAGGGACTCGCCCTCGACGTCATAATCAGACTCGACGGAGACTTCGGACTCTGCAATTGACAGACGTGTTAGATTTGAATTTGGAGGCTGAGTGTGCGGCAGatgaatggatggatggatgctaACCGGTATCGGTGaagtcctcgtcctcgtcgtcggtggCCAGAAGGATGTCGTGCTTGCTGGGTTGAGGCTTCTCCTGGGCGAAGTGCTCGTCCTCGACTTCGGTAAGCTTGACCATTGTGAATGTGTGGGGGTGTTTGGTTTGTTAGGATGGGTTGGCGACGGCAGACAGGGAGCGAGGAAGACGTGAGGTGATGGAGTGAAAGAGTTGAAGTTGACGGAGTTGATGGAAGTTCGGGCGGATCCAACTTTTTTCCCGACCCCAAAAGCGGTAAGGACTGTAAGGAGCCACCTGTCTGCGAAAACAAAACAGCACAGGACGGAGTACTTGTCTATAATTTAATTCCATCTAATTATACTCTTAATTTCAGAATATCGCCTCTTGCAACTTAAAATATTGTACATGGTGCCAAGACAGCTATCTAAATACATAGAGTGAAGATATCAATCTCTAAAGTCTTTTGCATACGGTGTAGACCCATTACCTCCTCCCCAGCTTCCACCTGGCTATCCGTTCCTGGATCTCATCCCAAGGGAACGGCCGCAACTTAAAGCCCTCCAATTCACCCTCCTGCAACACAACGGTAGGCTTACCGGTGCCCTGGCCCTTATTCTGGACCTGGCCACCAAAGACCTTGCGCGCGACGCGTCGCAAATCCTCAACAGTGAGCGACTCAATATGCTTGCACATTTCCTTGACTCCGATCTTGCGACCGTGGACTTGCACCTGGCGGCCTAGATCCTCGAGCTCGACCATGCGCGATTCCAGGTTCATCAGGAGCGACGAGCGCAGCTGGTTCTTTGCGCGGTTGACTTCCTGCGGCTGCAGGGCTGTGTATCCGGTGTCGAGGGTGAGGGACTGGAGTTCGCGGCACATGACCTCCAGCATCTCTGTGGTCCGGGTGGGGCTGCACGATGCGGAGATTCCGAAAATACCGCTGTCGGTGTAGCCGTGGTTGAAGGCGATGCAGCTTTCGACCCAGCCGTGCTGGTTGAGGACGTTGGTGTACAGTCGAGAGTACATTCCCTTTCCGGGACCACCGGCGGAGAAAGATCCACCGCCACCTAGGAGTGTTTGGAGGGTCGCAAGGGCGTAGATATCGGGGTCTGAGATGGGGAGTGCCTCAAAGGCTAGGTGGATGTAGCTCAGTCGCGGGAGCATGGGGTTGGCCGGGGGAGGGATAGGAGGGAGAGTGAGGAATCCACCGGTGTAGTGAGATGGTTGGTTCAGGTCCAAATTCAACGACGACTCTAAAGGCGAGGCAGTGTTGCCCGACCCGAATTTCTTCAGGAAGGGAAGTTTGGAAAGGAGACTCGAATCAgaggaggcagcagcggGCGCAGACGCCGCAGTCGATGTTGGAGTAAACTGAGGGACAGCCGGCATGTGCTCTCCTTCAGACAAAGTCGTGTCGACTCCAGCACCAGAAAGACTGGGCCCGTCTTGCGAGGTGGGTTGCCGCATGTCACCAAATAGCTGCTCGGTGAGCTTCACGGCCTCGTGATGCGGCACACCGGCAAAGGCAACGACCATCCGGTCCGGACGGAAGAAGGCCTCTCTATATTTCTCCACGACCGACTTGTCAATCGCTTCCAATCTCTCACGCGGACAAAGCAACGGGTGTCCTAGCGTGTTATCCTTGTAGGCCGCGGTATGCACCAATTCCGGCAAGATAAGCTCGGGTTTCGCCCAAATCTCAGTAATCTCGTACTCCGCGGTGCCAAGCTGTTGAAGAACCTCTTCGTCGGTATTAAGAGGGTCGCGAATGGTATCCGCCAACAACCCGAGCGTTGTCGGGACAGCCGAGTTGAAGCTGGCAGACTGGTACATCAACGACTCGCGCGACGAGGCACATTGGATATTTCCACCTAGTGCCTCTAACGTCTCAATCATCTCGTCCGCGGTGCGGTTCTTCGTTGACTTGAAAGCCAGACGGTCCATGATATGGCTCACACCTCGCAAGCTCTCGTCTTCGTAACGAGATCCGGCATCGACGTAAACTCCGACACCAGCGAAGGGACCCGGGAGGGATTCGGTGGCGACGCGGATTCCATTTGGCAGCGTGGTGATTTGATCTAGCTCAGCCGGGTCCTATTTAGTCAAAAAAACAAGTCAAACAGTCAGTCCAGCTCCGTTGATAGGGAAAAATCGCATCGGCTGTTCTTACTTTGGATCCGTTATTGACGGTGCTGAAGCCTCGAGAAAGCGTACGGGGAACCCGGGTAAGGGGCTTGGTGGACTCGACGGCCCGCAACACTGAATGGCGCATCTTGCAAAATGTGCGTGCCTCTAGAATGGAATTTCAATCCAGAAGCTCGATGTTGCGTCAAAGCTGCAGTCTGAAGGAGATTTGGCCGGCCGCAGGATTCGGAGCGGATGCAAAATCGGCTTATCTAATCATGTGCTCTGGCAAAATCTCCCACGTCATTGCGCCAGTTTTTGTATTCCGAAACTCTTGCATTCATCTACATTAAATGGagctatatttttttttatacaTCTATAGAAGAATCAAGGATGTTGAGCCGCCCACGTCCGATACCAGTCGAGACACGAGGCATTCGCAACACTGGCGCCAATCTTGATGTTGAGCCCGCATAGAATCTGCTTCACGGAGTTCTCGACTTTCTTGCCATTTGACGTCACCGGAATCTCCGGGCAGACGTCCACGATGCCTGGCACATGGCGTGGACTGAGTTCTTTACGGATGGTAGTCCGGATGCGCGATGCAAGACCCGCGGGCAAAGACTGGGCGCCAGATGCCAGCTTCACAAACAAGACAACCGTCTCGTCCGTATCTATACCTTCTCTCCTACGCCCAACGCAGAGAGAATCCTCGACTTCGTCTGCGAAATGCTTGAGAAGGATGTTGTAGATTTCGGCGCTGCCGAACCTAACGCCAGCTGGCTTTAGGACACCGTCGCTTCGTCCGAGCATAACCACTCCTCCGGTTTCCGGGTTTACGCGCACAAAGTCGCCATGGTGCCAGATTGAGGGACCAAAGACATCAAAGTAGCTCTTGCGGTATTTTTCTTTCCCGGCTGGACCAGGCGGCCAAAACATGACGGGCTGTGCAGGGAATGGCCGGGTGCAGACCAGGTCTCCCGGCTCACCAGATGAACTGATGTCATTACCAGCGTAGTCGTAAACGGCAACAGCCATTGCCAGACTCCGGCACTGGATCTCTCCCTTGTAGACGGGAAGGATTGGACAGCCGGAGcagaaaagagagagaataTCGGTGCCACCCGTGATAGAGCCTAGCATGATATCCGGGTGAATAGAGGAGTAAACGTATTCAAAGGTGGAGGGAGCAAGAGGAGAGCCAGTGCTGTAAATCGCCTTCAGGGACTGTAAGCTCACGGGACGGTGAGGGTGCGTTGCCGGGTTCAGCGCGGCCTGCTCTAGCATCGAGAGATACTTGGCCGAAGTTCCAAAGTGGTTTATCTGGAGTTCTTCGATCAGACGTGGCATGGCCAtctctccatttcctccttcgGGGTCTAGTGGACGGAAAGGCGAGCCATCGTAGAGAACAATAGTAGCGCCGCTGGCCAGAGCAGATACCAGCCAGTGCCACATCATCCAAGTGGTTGTGGTAAAGTAGAATAAACGGTCTCCGGGACGGACATCGCAGTGAAGCACATGCTCCTTCTTGTGTTGCAACAGTGTTCCCAAAGACCCATGTACAATAGGTTTCGGGGCTCCAGTTGTACCGGATGAGTACAAAATGTAAACGGGATGCTCCGGTGGGAGGCTTGCAAATTCAAGTGGCGCTGAAATATTGCTAGCCGTAGCAAGGAATTCGGCGTATGTATATGCTTTCCCTTGGAGGGGCAAAACCTTTTCAAGGTTGATCTGGAGAGATTCCACCGTTGGGAAAATGACGAGCGCCTCTAGCTGAGGGAGCTCGGAGATGATCTGGCTCGTTTTGGCAGCGGCGCTGTGCACTTTACCGTTATAGAGCGAGGCATTATCGGCAAATAAGATCTTAGGCTCGATCTGCTTCAGACGTTCGAGAACAGCATGAACACCTGTATCCGGAGATACGCCAGTCCAGAAAGCACCGATGGAAGCTGTCGCCAGCATTGCGACTACTGTGTTGGCATGATTTCCCAGAAAACCCGCCACGCGGTCACCTTTCTGAAGGCCGGCCGCTTTCAGCGCATTAGCACACTGGCGGACGCGCTCCCTGAGCTCCTTCCAGGTGATGTACTCGCGGTCAGCCTCAGTGGCGCCGATCACCGCGACTGAGTCCTCATCAGGAGAGCTGGCGGGGTACAGAAGATTCTCAGCAAAGTTCAATGTTGCGCCCTCGAAGAATTGAGGCCGCGGGAACATCAGCGTCTCCGAGCCCATGACCTGTATAGTTAGTAATAGAAGCGCAGATTAGAGGTTGAAACTTTGATACTAAACTCACATGGTTGTAAGATTTGTGGGCCTTGACGCCAGTATACAGCCAGACATCCTCCCAAAACCTCGCCGGCTCCGAGATGCTCCAGCGCCAGAGATCATCGTAGTTGTTCAATGGCACCCGATGCTTCTCCACGGTTCTTTTCAGGAAATGGTAGATTTGTGTGGACTCAGGCGCAGAGTGCCGCCAGAGCTCGTGGGGACCAGAAGACCCATTAGTGGACATTTTGCAGACGCCAGTTGCTCTTGTTATTCAACGTGACAATGATGCAGGAAAGAAGTCCGTGGGCGACGGAGAAGGGGGGGagcagaagaaaagaacGGCGGCATGCTCATAGTTACCGGGTGCTCGCGATACCGGCCTTTCCTGTTTCGGATAGCGCCTCATCCCCGCCAATTTCAGTCCAGATGCTTCAATGACAGCCAACCCCGCCAATTACTGGCACTTCTGGCCTCTGGGCCTATTATCCGAATGCGGCTGTCATCTGGGCTTTCCACTTTTATATCACCTCTTCTTTCGCTGTGCCATTGAGGCTCTGCAACATATTCACTGCCCGAGGCAATTCTATACGGGCGGGCCACAGCGGCCACAGCGGCCCGCCGCGGATATACTGGAGATTTGTTGGGCTCAACAAGATCAATTCACTTAGAAGTTGGAAGCTGGTCAATGACACTATTAATTCATTCACCTTGGCTGATTAGTACCTCTCAAACCATAACAATAATATGGGCTTTTCACTACTGCCCTTTGCCTGATTATCTTCGACATCCTGCAGTACCCAGTAGTCCAGCAGTAAGTAGTCGGGTACTCTAACCTCTGCACATTAGGGTTAGATTTCATAGTGGCGATTGTGCAACCCCACCATCGTGCTGTTTTTACTAATTGTAAAGGCACTGAAGCAATACTGATGCGAAAGACAGAaatcttgatatctccagaTAAAGCGCACGCATTTCGTAAAGTAGAGGACAGACTTGGTAGAAGTGATAGAGCCGCGGGTGGCAGGGCTATCAAAGACTTATTTACTCTGCAGCGTTGTGGACAGCTTCACTGGATTCGATTTCGCTTGCGAAAATCGGGGCAGGTTTAATTGCAAAAGTTTTTTCCAACCTCTCTGGTGTATTGCTATCAAGAGCTGAATTTCTCCACTTATAGCTGGTTGGCTCTCTCTATATCGAGGTCCTGGGCTGCTGCTTATACACTCCATAGTCGAGGTCACGGCTTTACTCTTTCCCGACTACATACGTACTTAGTAACCCATTAAATAACATTGCAAGAGTCCGAGATACGATCGCTGAGAATTCTCTGGGTTTGATAGTCGCTCATTAGCTCCAACAAGCCACACGGTGACACGGGCCATAGTACACACACCACTCATCCACTGATAATCCTGGATCCACAAAATGCCGATTTGCCTTTTCTTTGTGGGTACTTGGACTCTTGGTATTCAATAcgtataaagaaaatatccaagactattaatataaatcgCAACCTCTGGATGGTAAGTAAATAGGgtttatatagtaatagGTTTTACATCGCAAACCCAGAGCGAAGCAGGGGTGTAATTAAGCCACTCTTGTTTAGAGTTAAGTAGTAGCATGCAACGCGACTCAGTTGGTTTCGCTCGCTCTGGAAGAATTACTTGAATTAACTTAATATAACGTGATCTCCGAAACAGGCAGGTATAGACTTAGCCAGTACCAGTACCATCATATTCATGCCCATCCCTTGCATAACAACAGTATCCCTGGCCCCAACATCTAACTTAGGTATCCCGCTGGTGTCCCCTGTCCAGCCGCGCGAGACCATGCATCTTGAATATTCTTCACATGTCCTCAAATCAGCTGCCACAAACCCTAACGCGGGAAAGCCATCAACCACACACTCAGTCAGGCACTGCGGCTGAGGATCAACACGATTCCACACAGCAAGCCCCATAAGTTCCATCACTGAGCTGTACTTCGGGGGAACCGGTGGGGAAGGATATCATGTGGAACACGAATCAGAACATAAAATCGACGAACTGGTCagagaaataataataaataatatccGATCTAGCTGGTGTTTATTAACGTGGCGCACCTGGACTCTCAAAGTCGAAGTTGATAAAGTACTTACTGTCACTTGTGACACTTGCCGCCTTTGGCTTTCCGAGGTTGGAATTTTGCATTGGAATGCTTTCTTCCATAGATTACTTTTGTCGAGGACAAGCTTTGCGTAGTGAGACAGCTGTGAAAGTGCGAAGTCCCGCCGAGCCCAGGTCTCTGGATCACCTGGATCAAGCGCCAGGCGATCGATCAGCGATCTACACTGCATCCCAGCACGAACTATACTCTATAGGAAATGAACTCCGTATTGCTTTGAATTATTAGCCCCgatttctcttctctggcGGGGCGTATTGGAGCTCGATACCTCCCGACATACCAATGACCCTGCCAAAAAAAACCGGGCCCGTGTGCGAAGGAAAtaatgaaaagaaaacataaaTCGCAAGAACCGACGATGCAGGAGGCGTCCGAAAAAAACTGTTCTCAGTTCTCACACACGTACTCCGTACCTAGCCTACCATGATCCTCAGGAATGCCCTACTCCTGGGCATTTGGGCCGGCCTCTCCTGCGCAGGCGCATTGAGACGCACCGCAGAAAGCGCAACAGTCACTCTCGCTCACCCCCAAGCCACCGTGTTAGGAAACGCGAAAGGCAGCGTCGAAACCTTCAACGGAATCCCATATGCCGAGCCCCCAACTGGATCTCGTCGACTGAGGCCTCCGCAGCGCCTGACGCGGTCTCTGGGTGTTTTTGACGGCACAAAGTCTGCGGCGTCATGTCCCCAGTTCCCTGCGTCCCCTGAAAGCAAGAATTTTCTAGAGAAGATCGTTGGAACCGTCGCGAATCTGCCCCTTGTCCAGGAGATCTCGGGGCAGTCGGAGGACTGTCTAACGATAAATGTGCGACGGCCAGCGGGGGTTTCCAGCGATGCGAAATTGCCGGtgttttattatattttcgGCGGTGGATTTATGGTAGGAAATCGTCCCAGTGGTGTGTAACTGCAGACAATATACTAACGAGTGCAATGACTGTCTAGGCCggttcgtcgtcgtcggttGATGGGGCTAGTATGGTCGAGTACGGCGTGAGCATCGGGAAGCCGttcatcttcgtcgcagTCAACTACCGCGTGGGCGGATTCGGGTTCCTCGCAGGCAAAGAAATTCTTGCTGATGGCGCGTCGAATCTGGGGCTTCTTGATCAGCGCCTGGGTCTCGAATGGGTGGCAGATAATATTGCGTCCTTTGGGGGCGATCCTGAGAAAGTGACCATTTCAGGTGGATCAGCCGGAGCTATGTCGGTGCTTGACCATATGGCGTTATTCGACGCAGATTACAGTTACAAGGGCAAGCCGCTGTTCCGGGGCGCGATTATGGGCTCTGGGAATGTTTTACCTGCGGAGCCGGTTGATAGTGCTCGGGCGCAGGGGTTGTATGACACTGTCGTGGAGACAGGGGGGTGTGCCAACGAGACGGATACACTGGGATGTCTGAGAGGGCTAGACTATCAGGACTTCCTCAATGCTGTCACCGCACCGGCGGGCTTTGTTTCGTACAGCGGGATTGCGTTTTCTTATCTCCCCCGTCCGGATGGCCATATCCTCCCCGACAGCCCTGATATACTCGTTCAGCAAGGCAAATACGCCCCGATTCCCTTTATTGTCGGGGACCAAGAAGATGAGGGAACGATATTCGGTCTCTTCGCGCCTAATGTCACAACCAGAGAAGATCTGATTCGCTACTGCAATGAGTCTCTCTGGCACAGCGCCACCGAAGAGCAAATCACCGAGCTCGTGGACACATACAATACCGGTGCCGCCGCTGTCAGAGAAGGCAGCCCATTCCGCACAGGGGAGCTGAACGAGGTCTTCCCTGGGTTTAAACGCCGCGCCGCCCTAATCGGCGACACCTTCTTCACGCTGTCTCGAAGGGCCTTCCTAGACGTCGCGAATGACGTCCACCCGGAGGTCCCGTCCTGGTCGTATCTTTCCAGCTATGCTCACGGCACGCCCATCCTAGGAACCTTCCACGGGACTGATATGCTGCAGGTGTACAACGGCTTTCCTGATAACGTTGCTGCGAGAAGTAC
This region of Aspergillus puulaauensis MK2 DNA, chromosome 5, nearly complete sequence genomic DNA includes:
- a CDS encoding acetoacetate--CoA ligase family protein (COG:I;~EggNog:ENOG410PIHX;~InterPro:IPR000873,IPR032387,IPR005914,IPR042099, IPR020845;~PFAM:PF00501,PF16177;~go_function: GO:0030729 - acetoacetate-CoA ligase activity [Evidence IEA];~go_process: GO:0006629 - lipid metabolic process [Evidence IEA]); amino-acid sequence: MSTNGSSGPHELWRHSAPESTQIYHFLKRTVEKHRVPLNNYDDLWRWSISEPARFWEDVWLYTGVKAHKSYNHVMGSETLMFPRPQFFEGATLNFAENLLYPASSPDEDSVAVIGATEADREYITWKELRERVRQCANALKAAGLQKGDRVAGFLGNHANTVVAMLATASIGAFWTGVSPDTGVHAVLERLKQIEPKILFADNASLYNGKVHSAAAKTSQIISELPQLEALVIFPTVESLQINLEKVLPLQGKAYTYAEFLATASNISAPLEFASLPPEHPVYILYSSGTTGAPKPIVHGSLGTLLQHKKEHVLHCDVRPGDRLFYFTTTTWMMWHWLVSALASGATIVLYDGSPFRPLDPEGGNGEMAMPRLIEELQINHFGTSAKYLSMLEQAALNPATHPHRPVSLQSLKAIYSTGSPLAPSTFEYVYSSIHPDIMLGSITGGTDILSLFCSGCPILPVYKGEIQCRSLAMAVAVYDYAGNDISSSGEPGDLVCTRPFPAQPVMFWPPGPAGKEKYRKSYFDVFGPSIWHHGDFVRVNPETGGVVMLGRSDGVLKPAGVRFGSAEIYNILLKHFADEVEDSLCVGRRREGIDTDETVVLFVKLASGAQSLPAGLASRIRTTIRKELSPRHVPGIVDVCPEIPVTSNGKKVENSVKQILCGLNIKIGASVANASCLDWYRTWAAQHP
- a CDS encoding putative extracellular lipase (COG:T;~EggNog:ENOG410PJPI;~InterPro:IPR019826,IPR002018,IPR029058;~MEROPS:MER0033235;~PFAM:PF00135;~SECRETED:SignalP(1-18)), with protein sequence MILRNALLLGIWAGLSCAGALRRTAESATVTLAHPQATVLGNAKGSVETFNGIPYAEPPTGSRRLRPPQRLTRSLGVFDGTKSAASCPQFPASPESKNFLEKIVGTVANLPLVQEISGQSEDCLTINVRRPAGVSSDAKLPVFYYIFGGGFMAGSSSSVDGASMVEYGVSIGKPFIFVAVNYRVGGFGFLAGKEILADGASNLGLLDQRLGLEWVADNIASFGGDPEKVTISGGSAGAMSVLDHMALFDADYSYKGKPLFRGAIMGSGNVLPAEPVDSARAQGLYDTVVETGGCANETDTLGCLRGLDYQDFLNAVTAPAGFVSYSGIAFSYLPRPDGHILPDSPDILVQQGKYAPIPFIVGDQEDEGTIFGLFAPNVTTREDLIRYCNESLWHSATEEQITELVDTYNTGAAAVREGSPFRTGELNEVFPGFKRRAALIGDTFFTLSRRAFLDVANDVHPEVPSWSYLSSYAHGTPILGTFHGTDMLQVYNGFPDNVAARSTRTYFINFIHSLDPNADLADEYPEWPRWAKTRELVNFASDKTTILADDFRSDSYNVIKKIRGALRL
- the MAS2 gene encoding mitochondrial-processing protease subunit alpha (COG:O;~EggNog:ENOG410PH82;~InterPro:IPR001431,IPR011765,IPR007863,IPR011249;~MEROPS:MER0079232;~PFAM:PF05193,PF00675;~go_function: GO:0046872 - metal ion binding [Evidence IEA];~go_process: GO:0006508 - proteolysis [Evidence IEA]); translated protein: MRHSVLRAVESTKPLTRVPRTLSRGFSTVNNGSKDPAELDQITTLPNGIRVATESLPGPFAGVGVYVDAGSRYEDESLRGVSHIMDRLAFKSTKNRTADEMIETLEALGGNIQCASSRESLMYQSASFNSAVPTTLGLLADTIRDPLNTDEEVLQQLGTAEYEITEIWAKPELILPELVHTAAYKDNTLGHPLLCPRERLEAIDKSVVEKYREAFFRPDRMVVAFAGVPHHEAVKLTEQLFGDMRQPTSQDGPSLSGAGVDTTLSEGEHMPAVPQFTPTSTAASAPAAASSDSSLLSKLPFLKKFGSGNTASPLESSLNLDLNQPSHYTGGFLTLPPIPPPANPMLPRLSYIHLAFEALPISDPDIYALATLQTLLGGGGSFSAGGPGKGMYSRLYTNVLNQHGWVESCIAFNHGYTDSGIFGISASCSPTRTTEMLEVMCRELQSLTLDTGYTALQPQEVNRAKNQLRSSLLMNLESRMVELEDLGRQVQVHGRKIGVKEMCKHIESLTVEDLRRVARKVFGGQVQNKGQGTGKPTVVLQEGELEGFKLRPFPWDEIQERIARWKLGRR
- a CDS encoding mitochondrial import receptor subunit TOM22 (COG:U;~EggNog:ENOG410PRDT;~InterPro:IPR005683;~PFAM:PF04281;~TransMembrane:1 (i95-115o);~go_component: GO:0005741 - mitochondrial outer membrane [Evidence IEA];~go_process: GO:0006886 - intracellular protein transport [Evidence IEA]), with protein sequence MVKLTEVEDEHFAQEKPQPSKHDILLATDDEDEDFTDTESEVSVESDYDVEGESLLDRLSALKDVVPPSARKQATNTVSYVTSLAKSSISFSGRALWILSTSAFLLGVPWALAYAEEEQYIQLEREQGMIKGANEMLAPGAPSSEEQQAQPTL